From Alteribacter keqinensis, one genomic window encodes:
- a CDS encoding nucleoside hydrolase: MKGRLHQEKKKVLLFCDPGIDDAVAIFYAVMHPQIELVGIVADYGNTTRENAVRNVVYLLELLHVENVPVFAGAEGPLTGKEVQEQPDIHGEFGLGTINVPGEVDVEPFENFFDVIDVIKNYRDEVVIVTTGRLTSLAALCTFYPMLMHRVVSEYVVMGGAFFVPGNITPLAEANIYEDPIAAKLVIGKASMITIVPLNVTDQLLVPMKVIREIAFDNGYVIFEALVDYYYDFYEAATVDELLGTPLHDVVALSVLVNPEFYEFVDYRVFVESSDTSTAGVTFPDLRRLEELKPGPVHRVAVEADEHAFLNDFVRILSRKKDVDM; encoded by the coding sequence ATGAAGGGGAGACTGCATCAGGAAAAAAAGAAGGTGCTTCTTTTTTGCGATCCGGGGATTGATGATGCGGTTGCGATTTTTTACGCGGTGATGCATCCGCAGATTGAGCTTGTGGGGATTGTGGCTGATTACGGAAATACGACGCGGGAAAATGCGGTACGGAACGTAGTGTATCTTCTTGAGCTGCTGCATGTGGAGAATGTGCCGGTGTTTGCCGGGGCCGAGGGACCGCTGACGGGGAAAGAAGTGCAGGAACAGCCGGATATTCACGGGGAATTCGGGCTTGGGACGATCAATGTGCCGGGGGAAGTTGATGTGGAGCCGTTTGAGAATTTCTTTGACGTGATTGATGTTATTAAGAATTACCGAGATGAAGTGGTGATCGTGACAACGGGCCGGCTTACGTCTCTTGCGGCTCTTTGTACATTTTATCCGATGCTGATGCATAGGGTTGTTTCTGAGTATGTGGTGATGGGCGGTGCGTTTTTCGTGCCGGGCAATATTACGCCTCTGGCTGAGGCGAATATCTATGAGGATCCGATTGCGGCGAAGCTTGTGATCGGGAAGGCGTCGATGATCACGATTGTCCCTTTGAATGTGACCGATCAGCTTTTGGTACCTATGAAAGTGATCCGGGAGATTGCGTTTGATAACGGGTATGTGATTTTTGAGGCGCTGGTGGATTATTACTATGATTTTTATGAAGCGGCGACGGTGGATGAGCTACTGGGTACTCCGTTGCATGATGTGGTGGCATTGAGCGTACTTGTAAATCCAGAGTTTTACGAGTTTGTCGATTACCGGGTTTTTGTAGAATCGTCTGACACATCCACTGCGGGTGTGACGTTTCCTGATCTCAGGCGTTTGGAGGAGCTGAAGCCGGGTCCTGTGCACCGGGTCGCGGTGGAGGCAGATGAACACGCATTTCTAAACGATTTTGTAAGGATATTGTCCCGGAAGAAAGATGTGGATATGTAA
- a CDS encoding SAF domain-containing protein, whose protein sequence is MIDAKRKAAIFLTIAFVLAVVTSILILSQIRAAQDSLGERTQVAVAATDIQTYTEITEDMIEWVEIPQVENLGSFVRDASEIEGTIAIVNMQRGDLLTSNVLRAGADIPEDHRIVWMNATSNVVMDQPVASGDTVDIIVTYDADEEFTTTRLFENVTVVQREEGGEGMSDIKVSMPLTDAERFIHHQNTADSIRILLANQVQQSGIEDEQEEAPEDEPVEEEQVEEEPEEEEEPEEEPEDEEEDDEDDEEDDENEDEDDE, encoded by the coding sequence ATGATAGACGCGAAACGAAAGGCCGCCATCTTTTTAACCATCGCTTTTGTCCTTGCGGTTGTAACAAGCATTCTGATTCTTAGCCAGATCAGGGCAGCCCAGGATTCCCTCGGGGAACGGACACAGGTGGCTGTAGCCGCAACAGATATTCAGACGTATACGGAAATTACGGAAGACATGATCGAATGGGTGGAGATTCCCCAGGTTGAAAACCTCGGCTCATTTGTCCGGGACGCAAGTGAAATTGAAGGCACTATTGCCATAGTAAATATGCAGCGGGGAGATCTTCTTACAAGTAACGTTCTCCGGGCGGGGGCAGACATCCCTGAAGACCACCGGATCGTCTGGATGAATGCGACGAGTAACGTAGTCATGGATCAGCCTGTAGCGTCAGGCGATACGGTCGATATTATCGTCACCTATGACGCTGATGAGGAGTTTACGACAACGCGTCTCTTTGAAAACGTCACTGTAGTCCAGCGTGAAGAAGGCGGCGAAGGCATGAGCGATATTAAAGTGTCCATGCCTTTGACTGACGCGGAGCGCTTTATCCATCATCAGAATACAGCAGACTCCATTCGAATCCTTCTTGCCAACCAGGTTCAGCAGTCCGGTATAGAGGACGAGCAGGAGGAAGCTCCGGAAGACGAGCCTGTGGAAGAAGAGCAGGTGGAGGAGGAACCAGAAGAGGAAGAAGAGCCTGAGGAAGAGCCTGAAGACGAAGAAGAGGATGACGAAGACGACGAAGAAGATGACGAAAACGAAGACGAGGATGACGAATGA
- a CDS encoding AAA family ATPase: protein MMNTLRALIISPDKELTENLEGALSEASFTVVKEEELKDESLQQGYAVAFIDDVFLKEQSSLWTPPNMYVVAVAKERNFDAVRAYMKLGVYDVIVEEEESDRLKDLVHHLKEKVERGEFSAATADSYQAQGKVLSFYSSKGGSGKTLLSTMTAQCLKGKHKKDVVIIDLNAQFGGLDVTFGLEHNRSYYDLKPVLDELAIHHIQNVAITHEQTGIDVILGPSNPEQAEEVEDELISRMIRVCKEHYDYVIVDMPSGVSALSFMGLNEASHIYYVLNPDSMSLRVLKHTLTLFDRFQLGKKQGLSLILNRTDKKDEMTEADVKKIIEVPVGGVIRSDYFGLQPLLNMGMPFFLGNGKKAKTKVTKDVERFVEKSVVS from the coding sequence ATGATGAACACATTGCGTGCGTTAATCATATCACCTGATAAAGAGCTTACAGAAAATCTGGAGGGGGCGCTTTCGGAGGCTTCGTTCACGGTGGTTAAAGAAGAAGAATTGAAAGACGAGAGTCTCCAGCAAGGCTACGCTGTCGCTTTTATAGATGATGTGTTTTTAAAAGAACAAAGCTCCCTCTGGACACCGCCGAATATGTATGTGGTCGCTGTTGCCAAGGAACGAAACTTTGACGCGGTAAGAGCGTATATGAAGCTCGGGGTATATGACGTGATTGTGGAAGAAGAGGAATCGGACCGACTGAAAGACCTCGTCCATCACTTGAAGGAAAAGGTGGAACGGGGCGAGTTTTCCGCAGCAACGGCCGATTCTTATCAGGCCCAGGGGAAAGTGCTGAGTTTTTACAGCTCAAAAGGCGGATCAGGAAAAACCCTCCTGTCAACGATGACTGCCCAATGTTTAAAAGGCAAGCATAAGAAGGATGTTGTCATCATCGATTTAAATGCCCAGTTCGGCGGGCTGGATGTGACTTTCGGTCTTGAGCATAACCGCTCGTACTATGACTTGAAACCTGTCCTTGACGAACTTGCGATTCACCATATTCAGAATGTTGCCATTACCCATGAACAGACGGGGATTGATGTCATTTTGGGACCGTCGAACCCGGAACAGGCGGAAGAAGTGGAAGATGAGCTCATCAGCCGGATGATCCGCGTATGTAAGGAACATTACGACTACGTGATTGTGGACATGCCAAGCGGTGTGTCAGCACTCAGTTTTATGGGTCTGAACGAGGCATCCCACATCTATTATGTGCTGAATCCTGACAGTATGAGTCTCAGGGTATTGAAGCACACACTCACCTTGTTTGACCGCTTCCAGCTGGGGAAAAAACAGGGGCTCTCCCTCATTTTAAACCGGACGGATAAAAAGGACGAAATGACCGAAGCGGATGTGAAAAAAATTATCGAAGTGCCTGTCGGGGGAGTCATCCGGTCTGATTATTTCGGACTTCAGCCATTGTTAAATATGGGGATGCCGTTCTTTTTAGGCAACGGAAAAAAAGCGAAAACGAAAGTAACGAAAGATGTGGAGCGCTTTGTAGAAAAGAGCGTCGTTTCATAA
- a CDS encoding CpaF family protein has protein sequence MSWMQRVNTTATKEPVNVQDQEVDRWVRHYKARLIKEADLESITKLDANERKQTIERLVSKMIEEERVIIPSQVMQEIIRQMINESVGYGPLEALLEQPDITEIMVNSPKDVFIERRGRLEKTSVRFKDKEHIRHIIDRIIAPIGRRVDESSPMVDARLTDGSRVNAAIPPISLDGPVISIRKFKADPFSMDELIGFGSFHETMGEFLRALVKAKCNMLVSGGTGSGKTTLLNVLSASIPKGERIVTIEDMAELRFDYDNLVRLEARPANMEGSGEIAIRHLVKNALRMRPDRIIVGEVRGTEALDMLQAMNTGHEGSLTTVHANTPKDALGRLEAMVIMSGLPLTVDVIRGYFVGALDLIVQSERLPDGQRKLVNISEIIEEDGKVLIKDVFRYKRVGLDDEGNVLGHFEATGYVPKAYQKIKAFGIDLSPDIFKEGELT, from the coding sequence ATGTCCTGGATGCAAAGAGTGAATACAACAGCTACAAAAGAGCCGGTCAACGTGCAGGACCAGGAGGTGGACCGCTGGGTTCGGCATTATAAAGCCCGCCTGATTAAAGAAGCGGATCTTGAGTCGATAACGAAGCTGGATGCCAATGAGCGGAAGCAGACGATCGAACGCCTTGTTTCAAAGATGATTGAGGAAGAGAGGGTGATCATTCCGTCCCAGGTGATGCAGGAAATCATCCGGCAGATGATCAACGAAAGCGTGGGGTACGGACCTCTTGAAGCCCTCCTTGAACAGCCTGATATTACGGAGATCATGGTGAACAGCCCGAAAGACGTGTTTATTGAGCGGCGCGGAAGGCTTGAAAAGACCTCGGTACGCTTTAAGGACAAAGAACATATCCGCCATATCATTGACCGCATCATTGCCCCGATCGGGCGCCGGGTCGATGAGAGTTCTCCAATGGTGGATGCCAGGCTTACAGACGGAAGCCGGGTAAATGCGGCCATTCCGCCGATCAGCCTTGACGGACCGGTTATATCCATACGGAAGTTTAAAGCAGATCCATTCTCCATGGACGAGCTGATTGGATTCGGCTCCTTCCACGAAACGATGGGTGAATTTCTCCGGGCACTGGTAAAAGCAAAATGCAACATGCTCGTATCCGGGGGGACCGGGAGCGGGAAGACGACCCTTCTGAACGTGTTAAGTGCGTCAATCCCTAAAGGAGAACGAATCGTGACGATCGAGGATATGGCGGAGCTCCGGTTTGATTACGACAACCTCGTACGGCTGGAAGCGCGGCCTGCGAACATGGAAGGAAGCGGGGAGATCGCTATTCGCCACCTTGTGAAAAACGCCCTCCGGATGAGGCCGGACCGGATTATCGTCGGTGAGGTACGTGGTACGGAAGCATTGGACATGCTTCAGGCCATGAACACCGGTCACGAAGGGTCACTCACAACGGTTCACGCCAATACGCCAAAGGATGCCCTCGGCCGTCTGGAAGCGATGGTGATTATGTCGGGACTGCCTTTGACCGTCGATGTTATCCGGGGCTACTTTGTGGGAGCCCTTGACCTGATCGTACAAAGCGAGCGGCTGCCGGATGGACAGCGAAAGCTTGTGAATATATCCGAAATCATTGAAGAAGACGGGAAAGTCCTGATCAAAGATGTGTTTCGCTATAAACGTGTCGGATTGGATGATGAGGGTAACGTCCTCGGACATTTCGAAGCCACAGGGTACGTACCGAAAGCCTATCAGAAAATAAAGGCCTTCGGTATCGACCTGTCACCGGACATCTTCAAAGAAGGTGAACTCACATGA
- a CDS encoding type II secretion system F family protein has product MNAAVISLSATFFAFFTAVYFYWESKQAKRAQKRARVWFEAEDEQKRKSFIYLFGDKYDESELSDNLQEKLAHANMSMKASEYAAVCILLFAVLWFLHHFLLQLLFPLDVVLAYFLVWGGSKLFLNSKKNKRSNEFNKQLPEICRMMSNTVKAGMTLHQGIDIVAKELPAPAGLEFREMNQELNLGGNFDEVMNGLTHKIASEELKIFVNTISIQRRVGGNLAEVLGIMAGTLEERERVNKEINTLTAEARTIAIMLPALPVVMALMMNFIIPGFLNPLFTPLGLILLAVFIVFQLVAVGIIRQITKIRV; this is encoded by the coding sequence ATGAATGCAGCGGTGATCTCCTTAAGTGCCACGTTTTTTGCCTTTTTTACAGCAGTGTACTTTTACTGGGAAAGCAAGCAGGCAAAACGGGCGCAAAAACGGGCAAGAGTCTGGTTCGAGGCGGAAGACGAACAGAAGCGGAAGAGTTTTATCTACCTGTTTGGTGATAAATATGACGAGTCGGAGCTTTCGGATAACCTTCAAGAAAAGCTTGCACATGCGAATATGTCCATGAAAGCGTCGGAGTATGCGGCGGTATGTATCCTCCTTTTTGCTGTTCTGTGGTTCTTACATCATTTTCTGCTGCAGCTCCTCTTTCCCCTTGATGTGGTACTTGCTTATTTTCTCGTCTGGGGTGGATCGAAACTCTTTCTTAATTCAAAAAAGAACAAACGCTCCAATGAATTTAACAAGCAGCTGCCGGAAATCTGCCGGATGATGAGTAACACTGTTAAAGCCGGAATGACGCTCCACCAGGGAATCGACATTGTAGCAAAAGAGCTGCCGGCTCCCGCTGGTCTGGAATTTAGGGAAATGAACCAGGAGCTGAATCTAGGTGGAAACTTTGATGAAGTGATGAATGGTCTTACACACAAAATTGCCAGTGAAGAGTTGAAGATCTTCGTTAATACAATTTCGATCCAGCGAAGGGTCGGAGGAAACCTGGCAGAGGTTCTCGGAATCATGGCTGGAACGCTCGAGGAGCGGGAGAGAGTAAACAAAGAGATCAATACGCTAACAGCAGAGGCGCGGACTATTGCAATTATGCTTCCTGCGCTTCCGGTGGTCATGGCACTGATGATGAATTTTATTATTCCGGGATTTTTAAACCCTCTGTTTACCCCGCTGGGATTGATTCTCCTTGCTGTATTCATAGTATTCCAGCTCGTTGCAGTAGGGATTATACGTCAGATTACAAAGATTAGGGTGTAG
- a CDS encoding type II secretion system F family protein has protein sequence MNEGFMSVVTMLNATVLLLLLISFVFIWLYVAKKQKLIRYVGESKQKKKKKRSLKEKLWEPVLKGSHYVGPTAVKYPLFVNKERDEKQLTYAGHPMRLTLEGFYGMRYLLGFGSLLVFWIYNMMGMPFGLILMLLMPIAGFLFPNIWIRLRAKERQEIISATMPDFMDTVSISLRAGASLDGALRQVSERMDGPLSEEISRFTRETSLGVPRKTAFGQLLERNTSKELESLVTSLVQGEELGVPISQTFNVQASDLRHTRGFKAKEKAAKASPQITLVTTFLVAPSVLLLVVGLMVLNLIYNPGAFGLDIFFGS, from the coding sequence ATGAATGAAGGATTTATGTCAGTTGTAACGATGTTAAATGCCACTGTGCTCCTCTTACTCCTTATTTCATTTGTGTTTATCTGGCTGTATGTGGCAAAAAAACAGAAGCTCATCCGTTACGTAGGCGAGTCGAAGCAAAAGAAAAAGAAGAAGCGGTCCTTGAAAGAGAAGCTTTGGGAGCCGGTCTTAAAAGGCAGTCATTATGTAGGTCCCACAGCGGTTAAATATCCATTGTTTGTAAATAAAGAAAGAGATGAAAAACAGCTCACGTACGCCGGTCACCCGATGAGACTGACATTGGAAGGCTTTTACGGCATGCGCTACCTCCTCGGGTTTGGAAGTTTACTCGTTTTCTGGATCTACAATATGATGGGCATGCCTTTTGGGCTTATTCTCATGCTGCTCATGCCAATTGCAGGTTTTCTCTTTCCTAACATCTGGATTCGCCTGAGAGCTAAAGAAAGACAGGAAATTATCAGTGCCACCATGCCGGATTTTATGGATACGGTGAGTATTTCTCTTCGAGCCGGTGCTTCCCTGGATGGGGCATTGAGGCAGGTATCCGAACGTATGGATGGTCCGTTGAGTGAAGAGATTAGCAGATTTACCCGGGAGACAAGCCTGGGGGTCCCGAGAAAGACGGCATTTGGCCAACTTTTGGAACGGAATACGTCAAAGGAGCTGGAGAGTCTTGTAACCTCTCTCGTACAGGGGGAAGAGCTCGGGGTTCCAATCTCACAGACATTTAACGTCCAGGCCAGTGATTTAAGGCATACAAGAGGGTTTAAAGCGAAGGAGAAGGCGGCTAAAGCAAGTCCGCAGATCACGCTGGTAACGACCTTCCTTGTAGCTCCTTCTGTCCTTCTTCTTGTTGTTGGACTGATGGTGCTGAACCTGATTTATAATCCGGGGGCATTCGGGCTTGATATTTTCTTTGGTTCATAG
- a CDS encoding TadE/TadG family type IV pilus assembly protein: protein MRKHLKRLRKNQKGSQTLEFVAVFPLIIFAFLFIWQMALVSYAIVVTEAAARDGARAASVDGDYVQAVQSSAVGLDIVGTPGRSISESSYGQEVTVTVVTKVPMVQMPFVRNLDQNVTSTATMPYEVDEDD, encoded by the coding sequence ATGAGAAAACATCTTAAAAGACTGAGAAAAAACCAAAAAGGATCCCAGACACTTGAGTTTGTAGCTGTGTTTCCGTTGATTATCTTTGCCTTCCTCTTTATCTGGCAGATGGCGTTAGTCTCTTATGCCATTGTCGTTACCGAAGCAGCTGCCCGGGATGGTGCCCGGGCGGCATCGGTGGACGGCGATTATGTACAGGCTGTTCAGTCGTCGGCTGTCGGTCTTGATATCGTAGGTACACCAGGGCGGTCTATTTCTGAGTCATCTTACGGCCAGGAGGTTACGGTTACTGTCGTCACAAAGGTTCCGATGGTTCAGATGCCATTCGTTCGTAACCTTGACCAGAACGTCACCTCTACGGCAACGATGCCGTATGAAGTGGACGAGGATGACTGA
- a CDS encoding pilus assembly protein TadG-related protein: protein MKKVLKEERGSTLLVIVGVLMIAIFLSFIFFDMFTTFANKRVSQTSADAGAIAAANQIRDAYEEELTDEILSRFDDLADDIGDELDDRLEELLDARDEDEEEDEEEIDEDDLLDEIYDDWEIPDSILERLKDPTAEIDVVDAILYFFEGDHGDVTAIMCRGVQQRWGSIEEAATYFAEKNGAVNEGPDDVIVRFPYNNEMRVQVYAKRNPSYVTVSSEDLSNNDLYAQAAANVESIPGFQFVVGRCQ, encoded by the coding sequence GTGAAAAAGGTTTTGAAGGAAGAGCGGGGCAGTACGTTACTTGTGATTGTCGGTGTTTTAATGATTGCTATTTTCCTTAGTTTTATCTTTTTTGATATGTTTACGACGTTTGCCAATAAGCGGGTCAGTCAAACCAGCGCCGATGCCGGGGCTATTGCAGCCGCCAACCAGATTCGTGATGCGTATGAAGAAGAGCTCACTGATGAAATTCTGTCCAGATTTGATGACCTGGCAGATGATATAGGAGATGAGCTGGACGATCGTCTGGAAGAGCTTCTTGACGCCAGGGATGAAGATGAGGAAGAAGACGAAGAAGAAATTGATGAAGATGACCTTCTCGATGAGATTTACGATGATTGGGAGATTCCGGACTCCATTCTTGAACGCCTGAAGGATCCTACCGCCGAAATTGATGTAGTAGATGCCATCCTTTACTTTTTTGAAGGAGACCATGGAGACGTAACAGCGATCATGTGCCGGGGGGTCCAGCAGCGATGGGGAAGTATTGAAGAGGCAGCCACTTATTTTGCTGAAAAGAACGGGGCAGTTAACGAAGGGCCGGATGATGTTATCGTTCGTTTTCCCTATAACAACGAAATGCGGGTACAAGTATATGCCAAAAGAAACCCGTCTTATGTAACTGTAAGCAGCGAAGACCTTTCAAACAATGACCTGTATGCACAGGCAGCTGCAAACGTCGAATCCATCCCGGGCTTCCAGTTTGTTGTAGGAAGGTGTCAGTAG
- a CDS encoding NlpC/P60 family protein, whose protein sequence is MKKYLVFPFVLLMLFGLFHDDAFAQEEKDAAAALAIDMVGPNEQGFITSELVQYIFEQTKGISLPRFAREQIEAGTEVNRDDLQAGDVVFFQGSSLMSGIYIGNGRFVIVTSEGISERNMETSDYWSGIYVGASRYTEEDFTVDDPAAEFALESVGENSEDFITSEFVQYVFDNIKNISLPRHAADQWLLGESIEKENLQAGDVVFFQGTFLMSGIYIDNGRFVIVTSDGISERNLETSDYWSGIYIGAKRYSAENIDPEPSDNDIVEQARALIGSPYSRDGEDPETGFNTGSLVHYVFKEVTGSWLSKRPAGLYDAGEKISQDELQPGDLVFFEGSEGLISGIYTGDRQFIIATSSGVLERHLDHHTYFAERYEGAVRYSNELLEKSNPDTYADHENPIIQEAMKYMGTPYLMTGSTLDAFDCSFFIQTVFREAINVYLPRISYKQWEVGETILEAGTDIDSIELDHHIRPGDVLYFSGTWQEGISHTAIYLGDDHIVHATGEEGETTISYMNEYWKAHFTGVKRFDDLTIQYDNGAVFEAYNLLGTEYNLGGASPEQGFDTGGLVQYVYKKGLNIDLPRYGNQQWEEGTEISADEIERGDLMFFEGSSLIPAVYIGNNQIIVATQSSGVAIVDLTTSSYWPPRYVGSRTYERPQEKNIEAQLAEDYNGEGYEGTSAEFIQHLFEEGSGMTLPATIEMLRQYGEKIHIEELERGDLLFFAGEDGGDAAELAALYLGEGRFATVIDGKVDIREMNTDEYWINRLLEGRRITE, encoded by the coding sequence ATGAAAAAGTATCTGGTTTTCCCCTTCGTCCTGTTGATGCTGTTCGGGCTCTTCCATGATGACGCGTTTGCGCAGGAAGAAAAGGACGCTGCAGCGGCGTTAGCTATTGACATGGTCGGTCCCAATGAGCAGGGTTTTATTACGTCAGAGCTTGTCCAGTATATATTTGAACAAACAAAAGGAATATCCCTCCCTCGTTTCGCCAGGGAGCAGATAGAGGCAGGGACGGAAGTGAACCGAGATGATTTACAGGCTGGTGACGTTGTGTTTTTCCAGGGCTCGTCGTTAATGTCCGGGATCTATATTGGGAATGGCCGGTTTGTAATCGTGACAAGCGAAGGCATTTCAGAAAGAAATATGGAGACGAGTGATTATTGGTCAGGGATTTACGTGGGTGCAAGCCGGTATACAGAGGAAGATTTTACGGTCGATGACCCGGCTGCGGAATTTGCACTTGAAAGTGTCGGCGAAAACAGTGAAGACTTTATTACTTCTGAATTTGTGCAATATGTTTTTGACAATATAAAGAATATCTCTCTTCCAAGGCATGCAGCGGATCAGTGGCTGCTCGGGGAGAGTATTGAAAAGGAGAATTTACAGGCCGGGGACGTGGTGTTTTTTCAAGGCACGTTTTTAATGTCAGGCATTTATATCGATAATGGCCGGTTTGTAATCGTGACAAGCGACGGCATTTCCGAAAGAAATCTGGAGACGAGCGATTATTGGTCAGGCATATACATTGGAGCAAAAAGATACTCAGCTGAAAACATTGATCCTGAACCTTCGGACAATGACATTGTTGAACAGGCAAGAGCTCTCATTGGAAGTCCTTATAGCCGGGACGGTGAGGATCCTGAGACCGGATTTAATACCGGGTCACTCGTTCACTATGTATTTAAAGAGGTAACCGGAAGCTGGCTTTCGAAAAGGCCTGCCGGACTGTATGATGCGGGGGAAAAAATCAGTCAGGACGAGCTGCAGCCAGGAGACTTGGTATTTTTTGAAGGCAGTGAAGGGTTGATTTCCGGCATTTACACGGGAGATCGCCAGTTTATTATTGCAACTTCATCCGGAGTATTGGAGAGGCATTTAGATCATCACACATATTTTGCAGAACGGTATGAAGGCGCTGTTCGGTATTCAAACGAATTATTGGAAAAGTCCAATCCTGATACCTACGCGGATCATGAAAACCCCATAATACAAGAAGCGATGAAATATATGGGCACGCCGTATTTAATGACAGGAAGCACACTGGATGCGTTTGATTGTTCCTTCTTTATTCAAACCGTATTTAGAGAAGCAATAAATGTTTATTTGCCACGGATTAGCTACAAACAATGGGAGGTTGGAGAAACCATTCTGGAGGCCGGGACAGATATAGATTCTATTGAACTCGATCATCATATCAGGCCCGGAGATGTGCTCTACTTTTCTGGAACGTGGCAGGAAGGAATCTCTCATACCGCTATTTATCTTGGTGATGATCACATTGTCCATGCCACAGGAGAAGAAGGAGAAACGACCATTTCATATATGAATGAGTATTGGAAGGCGCATTTTACGGGAGTAAAGCGCTTTGATGATTTAACCATTCAATATGATAATGGAGCGGTATTTGAAGCTTATAACCTTCTTGGTACAGAATACAATCTCGGAGGCGCTTCGCCGGAACAAGGCTTTGACACGGGCGGTCTCGTCCAGTACGTCTATAAAAAAGGCCTGAATATCGATTTGCCGCGCTATGGAAACCAGCAATGGGAGGAAGGTACCGAAATATCTGCAGATGAAATTGAACGCGGAGACTTAATGTTCTTTGAAGGATCCAGCTTAATCCCTGCTGTATATATCGGCAACAATCAAATCATTGTCGCCACCCAGTCCTCTGGCGTAGCCATCGTAGATCTGACTACCAGTTCTTATTGGCCACCGCGGTATGTAGGGAGCAGGACTTATGAAAGACCTCAGGAAAAAAACATAGAGGCACAGCTTGCTGAAGATTACAATGGCGAAGGGTATGAAGGGACCTCTGCAGAATTTATTCAACACCTCTTTGAAGAAGGCTCTGGCATGACCTTACCTGCAACAATTGAAATGCTTCGCCAATATGGCGAAAAAATTCATATCGAAGAACTCGAGAGAGGGGACCTGCTGTTCTTTGCCGGGGAAGATGGAGGAGACGCTGCGGAGCTCGCTGCCCTTTATCTTGGAGAAGGCAGATTCGCAACCGTTATAGATGGAAAAGTTGACATCCGTGAAATGAATACAGATGAATATTGGATTAATCGATTATTAGAAGGAAGGCGAATTACAGAATAA
- a CDS encoding DUF1284 domain-containing protein: protein MTVRTLRGHHLLCVHGFQGMGYSPGFVKKMETIVEDIRDPEKDFPIRVVVDLDDACTACPHNGGSFCAASAGSDAHVKGLDERAIAHLKLEDGKLYRKSKLVEWTARTLEPEDLDQICKGCSWLSYGVCKAGIRKLNEEWRR from the coding sequence ATGACGGTTCGTACGCTTAGGGGGCATCATCTTCTGTGTGTGCACGGGTTTCAGGGGATGGGGTACAGTCCGGGTTTTGTGAAAAAGATGGAGACGATTGTGGAGGATATCCGTGATCCGGAGAAGGATTTCCCGATCCGGGTTGTGGTGGATCTGGATGATGCGTGTACGGCCTGTCCTCATAACGGCGGGTCTTTTTGTGCGGCAAGTGCGGGGTCTGATGCCCATGTGAAGGGATTGGATGAGCGGGCAATTGCGCATCTTAAGCTGGAGGACGGGAAGCTTTACCGGAAGAGCAAGCTCGTGGAGTGGACGGCGAGGACCCTTGAGCCGGAGGATCTGGACCAGATTTGTAAGGGTTGCAGCTGGCTTTCCTACGGGGTTTGCAAGGCCGGGATCCGGAAACTGAATGAGGAATGGAGAAGGTGA
- a CDS encoding thioredoxin family protein, translating to MEKMTSFEEAEGVVRDGDPVLVLVKSRRCSVCDAVEVQLLEWHEKNRRVRIRSLQMEDVPEAAGQWTVFAAPTLVFFHNGSEVWRGSRFIRWEELDRVTESLGLVRGPDMGYNGG from the coding sequence ATGGAGAAAATGACGTCGTTTGAAGAGGCGGAGGGTGTTGTGAGAGACGGGGATCCGGTGTTGGTGCTGGTCAAATCGCGGCGCTGTTCTGTGTGCGACGCGGTGGAGGTGCAGCTTCTTGAGTGGCACGAAAAGAACCGCCGTGTGAGGATCAGGAGCCTGCAGATGGAAGATGTGCCTGAGGCCGCCGGGCAGTGGACCGTGTTCGCAGCGCCGACGCTTGTTTTTTTCCATAATGGCAGTGAGGTCTGGCGGGGTTCGCGGTTTATCCGGTGGGAGGAACTGGATCGTGTGACTGAGTCTTTGGGCTTGGTTCGGGGGCCGGATATGGGGTATAATGGAGGCTAA